A single window of Granulicella mallensis MP5ACTX8 DNA harbors:
- a CDS encoding transposase has product MRELFEESLEKMRIKYDFYINAYVVMPEHVHLLISEPKRAILAKAHDAITSLPIDSEPRRQTVMAGRYRCKRPSLPSAQIAT; this is encoded by the coding sequence ATGCGCGAGCTCTTCGAAGAGTCTTTAGAAAAGATGCGTATAAAGTACGACTTCTATATCAATGCCTATGTTGTGATGCCAGAGCATGTGCATCTGTTGATCAGCGAACCCAAACGGGCGATCTTGGCAAAGGCCCATGATGCGATCACATCTTTGCCTATAGACAGCGAACCGCGAAGGCAAACAGTTATGGCCGGACGATATCGTTGCAAGCGGCCTTCACTTCCATCTGCCCAAATAGCTACCTAG
- a CDS encoding RHS repeat-associated core domain-containing protein, producing MASNVVNFKLLALVVVIFGASFKIQAQTINISNETMTPTFGAGHSYIQDLAETVNPANGSVSVRIQLPVPAGRGLTEPFMMRYDSNARGELRADPYVPDPDQGNVPAVQWFQKDVLGINDTAGWSYGYPSVSLEEYQTWCPYNNGYSYQGTDDYIFEDGSGEQHPLRVASVIPTRGCPPPTDYSTNGDTYVYATLGVPAQENVVPPLKVYDSNGTTYSFTQPGGTPAGILLGDQSTASQSSWLSFPDSIEDRNGNIIKSSSTSGSYSFTDTLGRTALSFPKQVPTSLISNLQVGNYNYKLTWASLLSSTAGFNTNPVQDFGQLGASSYSSSAFVDIIHCSTVPTLGSGNIAISSIALPNGDTFQFHYNNWGLLSEIDYPSGEWVKYEWKQSDQPSDVVTFDGIEQIPPGGGGTGIQSVTSILDNGYESAGPTNEGWHYFENACVFKYQNAVIGTRTVGSGTTTTQVQTFTYSTQWDPANSILWKTKSTAVTTQDVLRQTTKTAQYTYTPQNAFTMTGVEVPAQFGGNPSFQVAGVRPSQVPVESSIQYFDWASPTTPLESVTETWDELFHLLNKTTSFNSGPSSSVVTTWTGPGASFLNYPTEVDEYDFGQSAKYRSTQTTYQAFTGGLGGTFYSPCKKQVFDGSGSTTPVSETDFYYDGGSSLCTQGTGQSLASVSSLVSGTHDETLYGTGVSVARGNLTEQVQVLAGGQSPEDTYSYDETGQILSHTAPCGNVTCSDVNAASETTKYTYTGSKFFDTSASGNTNAYVASVTSPPTNGVSHVTTYTYRLSDGQMSESVDENLQPTDFYYNDTMGRLTDIYGPTTNGQRAHTQRAYTDGINPSWQDTNPIGVVTTTQLDGFGRTVEVKNVSSGAIVDTTYDGMGQIWKQSNPYLSATDPTYGLAISAYDGLERKVSATWPDGASHQWKFSQNTVTETDEASNSWQRTSDAFGRLTNVVEPAGSSAAYTYDALNNLASISQYAPTQCINEGGGAKVCSVHFGPNLARTFSYDSLSRLLATQNPETGTISYIYDVNNNLKSKTDARGITTNYNYDALNRLISKTYSDGTASASFGYDETGDWGAAGCGGTGFVQCNTIGRLSSATVPNVTQSIYSYDAMGRMTMKSTCVASLCGSDGIDQFFTYDLAGNPTSYDHGTDVGRNAYYGGHGLSYDSAGRLSLVTGYQQPASPSNLFKATSYGPVGLLESSLGNGLNETRSYDNRMRQTSYNALNAAPTSSPSSLIGNMDTFYNNDVVRFPNLSINGSALPQNGLLTVGGWAGDAQSCPVAAVEIDIDQTPIGYASLGVSRPDVQQIIYGNDGQHANCGYNFTGSIGGVSVGPHTVNAYALDASGNRQILVDGPGNNTITVSADAAPNGTIDGTLPGQITSGGLMTLGGWAIDSQMHAPVGAVKVLIDGVPIGYATLGGARPDVAIFFGDQRYANSGWNFTGSIGNLSVGQHTASVIVYDSGGQSFSPAAVPISVVADTAAVRSNFDVLQNASNQTSVMPLNGTIVAKGWVGEFQNETSCAANISRVDILVDGNYVGQAQTGITRTDVAANLQNQSCLNSGWQFTGQVSNIDPGVHTFTARAYDETGGSTIVTSVGPMTMQINAQLSPASVTNPLPSQYAWSLGYEPNSNVGYAFDSVNGNYAYLYDNLNRLVAAGSSTTGLQWSYDSFGNRTSQVVTAGSGTSSYETFNAKNQPNDVAFDAAGNALGTGVVPLQYDAESRLINANGTRYVYDAEGQRVAKYSGNTLTNVYLYDQAGHVITELDGSFNVIRREVYAGSRHLGTYDQNGNLTYVLSDWLGTERARANSAGTLCETTTSQPFGDNQQSSGTCFPSPTFFTGKERDTESGLDYFGARYYGSNMGRWMSPDYSHDPDPVPYADLSDPQSLNLYGYVGNNPLSQTDDDGHCYGQSQSSIWSCIGGFFHNLFAASNDNSSVTTSQTGFVSVGPVSVNVGGVASGMVTELRNESQDAYGSLRGHQGQGQPPIPLNNDSQRIGAGIIFAGMLAIPDAGEATDAIEIHHLLPRQFASFFERAGLDVEDHTIPLGRTQHRLKPNGVHAQGSDGWNQTWARWIENNGNASKQQILAQLARMRKAFGI from the coding sequence TTGGCTTCCAATGTTGTGAATTTTAAGTTACTCGCGCTCGTCGTAGTTATTTTCGGTGCTTCATTCAAAATACAAGCGCAGACAATCAACATCAGCAATGAAACGATGACGCCGACTTTCGGTGCCGGGCACTCTTATATCCAGGATCTTGCTGAAACTGTGAATCCCGCTAACGGCTCGGTTAGCGTACGCATTCAGCTTCCTGTACCGGCTGGGAGGGGTTTAACGGAGCCCTTCATGATGCGCTATGACTCGAATGCCAGAGGGGAATTGCGTGCAGACCCTTACGTGCCGGACCCGGACCAAGGAAATGTACCTGCTGTTCAGTGGTTCCAGAAAGACGTCCTTGGCATTAATGACACGGCTGGTTGGTCATACGGCTATCCTTCTGTGAGTCTGGAGGAGTATCAGACATGGTGTCCGTATAACAATGGCTATTCGTACCAAGGTACAGACGACTATATCTTCGAGGATGGAAGTGGTGAGCAGCACCCCCTGCGAGTTGCCTCGGTGATACCGACGAGAGGTTGCCCTCCCCCAACAGATTACTCCACAAATGGGGATACCTATGTCTATGCAACCTTAGGGGTGCCAGCTCAAGAGAATGTTGTCCCTCCGTTGAAGGTCTATGACTCTAATGGCACGACCTATTCATTTACCCAGCCTGGCGGTACTCCTGCTGGCATTTTGTTGGGGGATCAAAGCACGGCCTCCCAATCATCGTGGTTATCCTTCCCGGATAGCATCGAGGATCGTAACGGCAACATTATTAAATCGAGTAGTACCAGTGGCTCATATAGCTTTACAGACACGCTTGGCCGGACGGCATTATCATTTCCCAAGCAGGTACCAACGTCCCTGATCTCCAATCTTCAGGTGGGAAATTATAACTATAAGCTGACCTGGGCATCCCTCTTGAGTAGCACTGCAGGCTTCAACACAAATCCCGTGCAGGATTTCGGCCAACTGGGAGCATCCTCGTATTCGTCGAGTGCATTTGTAGACATTATTCACTGCTCGACAGTGCCCACACTTGGCAGCGGAAATATAGCTATTTCCTCTATTGCTCTACCAAACGGGGATACGTTTCAGTTTCATTACAACAATTGGGGCCTCTTATCTGAAATAGATTATCCATCAGGAGAGTGGGTCAAATATGAGTGGAAGCAAAGCGATCAGCCTTCAGATGTGGTTACCTTCGATGGAATCGAACAGATTCCACCCGGCGGGGGAGGTACTGGGATTCAGTCGGTCACGAGCATTCTTGACAATGGGTATGAGTCTGCCGGGCCAACCAATGAGGGATGGCATTACTTTGAAAATGCATGCGTTTTCAAGTATCAAAATGCCGTCATTGGTACTCGAACTGTAGGGTCAGGAACGACGACGACACAGGTACAGACTTTTACGTATTCCACGCAATGGGATCCTGCTAATTCTATTTTGTGGAAGACCAAATCGACAGCCGTAACTACCCAGGACGTTCTGCGGCAGACGACAAAAACGGCCCAATATACCTATACTCCACAAAATGCATTCACAATGACAGGTGTTGAAGTCCCTGCGCAGTTTGGAGGAAACCCTTCTTTCCAGGTCGCGGGTGTCAGGCCTAGCCAAGTGCCGGTAGAAAGTTCCATCCAATATTTTGATTGGGCGAGCCCCACCACTCCACTGGAATCCGTTACCGAGACCTGGGACGAACTCTTTCATCTTCTAAATAAAACAACAAGTTTCAACAGCGGACCCTCTTCCAGCGTCGTTACAACATGGACAGGTCCAGGTGCGTCTTTTCTCAATTATCCCACTGAAGTAGACGAGTACGACTTCGGTCAATCAGCTAAATATCGCTCGACGCAAACAACATATCAAGCGTTCACAGGCGGGCTCGGCGGGACGTTTTATAGTCCTTGTAAGAAACAAGTATTCGATGGCTCCGGCTCCACCACTCCAGTATCGGAGACCGACTTCTACTACGATGGCGGGAGTTCGTTATGCACTCAGGGAACGGGGCAATCACTTGCCTCAGTTTCATCATTAGTCTCCGGCACTCATGATGAAACTCTCTATGGAACAGGGGTAAGTGTTGCTCGGGGCAATTTAACGGAACAAGTTCAGGTTCTTGCCGGAGGCCAATCGCCTGAAGATACATATTCATACGACGAGACTGGTCAGATCCTTTCGCATACAGCGCCTTGTGGAAACGTGACTTGTTCCGATGTAAATGCAGCTTCGGAAACAACAAAGTATACATATACCGGATCAAAATTCTTCGATACAAGCGCGAGTGGAAACACGAATGCTTACGTAGCATCAGTCACTTCACCCCCTACGAATGGGGTGTCGCATGTCACGACGTATACGTATCGTCTCTCAGACGGCCAAATGTCTGAGAGCGTAGATGAAAATCTGCAGCCTACCGACTTTTACTACAACGATACAATGGGACGCCTGACGGATATCTATGGGCCAACTACCAATGGCCAGCGGGCACATACGCAAAGAGCTTATACGGATGGCATAAATCCATCCTGGCAAGACACAAATCCGATCGGAGTTGTTACAACAACCCAACTGGATGGTTTTGGTCGAACAGTTGAAGTAAAGAATGTCAGCAGCGGTGCCATTGTAGATACGACATACGATGGCATGGGGCAGATATGGAAGCAATCTAATCCATATCTAAGCGCCACCGACCCAACCTATGGATTGGCAATATCTGCCTATGATGGTCTCGAAAGAAAGGTTTCAGCAACGTGGCCCGATGGCGCATCTCATCAGTGGAAGTTTTCTCAGAACACTGTGACAGAGACTGATGAAGCAAGTAATTCATGGCAGAGAACATCAGACGCATTTGGTCGACTGACGAATGTGGTTGAGCCGGCAGGTTCTTCCGCCGCGTACACCTACGATGCACTTAATAATCTAGCAAGCATATCTCAATATGCGCCCACGCAATGCATTAACGAAGGTGGTGGCGCGAAGGTATGCTCGGTCCATTTTGGGCCTAACCTCGCACGCACCTTCTCCTACGACTCACTTTCCCGCCTGCTCGCAACGCAAAATCCAGAAACAGGAACAATCAGTTACATTTACGACGTCAACAATAATCTAAAGAGCAAGACGGATGCACGCGGCATCACGACGAATTACAACTACGATGCGTTGAATCGGTTGATATCGAAGACGTATTCGGACGGGACCGCTAGCGCTTCCTTTGGCTACGACGAAACCGGCGATTGGGGAGCCGCCGGCTGTGGGGGAACTGGTTTTGTGCAGTGCAACACGATTGGCCGGCTATCGTCGGCTACCGTGCCTAACGTGACCCAATCTATATACAGTTATGATGCGATGGGCCGGATGACGATGAAGTCTACCTGTGTGGCCAGCCTGTGTGGCTCTGACGGGATCGATCAATTCTTTACTTACGACCTGGCAGGAAACCCTACCAGTTACGATCATGGCACTGATGTGGGACGAAATGCCTATTATGGCGGTCATGGATTGAGTTATGACAGCGCTGGCCGGTTGAGTCTTGTCACTGGATACCAGCAGCCAGCGAGCCCGTCTAATCTCTTCAAGGCTACCTCTTATGGACCGGTGGGTCTATTGGAGTCGAGCCTGGGGAATGGTCTGAATGAGACCCGCTCGTACGACAATCGAATGCGGCAGACGAGCTATAACGCCCTCAATGCGGCCCCGACATCTTCCCCATCGTCTTTGATTGGGAACATGGACACTTTTTACAATAACGATGTTGTCCGCTTCCCCAATTTGTCTATCAACGGAAGTGCACTGCCCCAGAACGGCTTGCTCACGGTTGGTGGATGGGCAGGTGACGCGCAAAGCTGCCCAGTGGCTGCCGTTGAGATCGACATCGACCAGACGCCCATTGGTTATGCTTCTCTGGGAGTATCCCGGCCCGACGTGCAACAGATCATATATGGCAACGACGGGCAGCATGCGAACTGCGGGTACAACTTCACCGGAAGCATCGGGGGCGTTTCCGTAGGGCCGCATACGGTAAATGCCTATGCCCTGGATGCCTCTGGAAATCGCCAAATCCTGGTGGATGGGCCTGGCAACAACACGATCACCGTCAGCGCCGATGCCGCTCCTAACGGGACCATAGACGGCACGCTCCCAGGCCAAATCACCTCGGGGGGACTGATGACCCTTGGTGGATGGGCAATCGACAGTCAGATGCATGCCCCTGTCGGGGCTGTAAAAGTTCTAATCGATGGTGTGCCCATCGGATATGCCACACTAGGCGGGGCTCGTCCCGATGTCGCGATTTTCTTCGGGGATCAGCGGTATGCCAATAGCGGTTGGAATTTTACCGGAAGTATTGGAAACCTCTCTGTGGGGCAACACACTGCCTCGGTTATCGTCTACGACAGTGGAGGACAGAGTTTTTCACCGGCGGCAGTTCCCATCAGCGTAGTTGCAGACACGGCAGCTGTGCGCAGTAATTTCGATGTGTTGCAGAACGCGTCGAACCAGACTTCCGTGATGCCGCTCAACGGGACCATCGTTGCTAAAGGGTGGGTTGGTGAATTCCAGAACGAGACCTCCTGTGCGGCGAATATTAGCCGGGTCGATATCCTGGTGGATGGCAACTACGTGGGACAGGCGCAGACCGGCATCACTCGGACAGATGTGGCGGCCAATTTGCAAAATCAGAGTTGTCTAAACAGCGGTTGGCAATTCACTGGCCAGGTGAGCAATATCGACCCTGGAGTCCATACCTTTACGGCAAGGGCATACGATGAAACCGGTGGATCGACGATAGTCACAAGCGTCGGGCCGATGACGATGCAGATCAATGCGCAACTGTCCCCCGCATCGGTAACGAATCCTCTGCCATCGCAATACGCCTGGTCGCTGGGGTATGAGCCGAACAGCAATGTGGGATACGCGTTCGACTCGGTGAATGGCAACTATGCCTATCTATACGACAACCTCAACCGTCTTGTAGCCGCGGGATCGAGTACCACAGGGTTGCAGTGGAGCTATGACTCGTTCGGAAACCGGACCTCGCAGGTGGTAACTGCTGGTTCGGGAACCAGCAGTTACGAAACGTTCAATGCGAAAAACCAGCCGAACGATGTGGCCTTCGATGCGGCCGGGAATGCTCTGGGCACTGGTGTAGTTCCACTGCAATACGACGCCGAGAGTAGGCTGATCAACGCCAACGGTACCCGCTATGTCTACGATGCCGAGGGACAGCGTGTGGCCAAGTACAGTGGCAACACGCTCACCAACGTTTACCTGTATGACCAAGCGGGCCACGTGATCACCGAACTGGATGGTTCCTTCAATGTCATCCGCCGGGAGGTCTATGCTGGATCGCGACATCTGGGAACCTATGACCAGAATGGCAATCTGACCTACGTGTTGTCGGATTGGCTTGGCACGGAACGTGCCAGAGCCAATAGCGCTGGAACGCTCTGCGAGACTACTACCAGTCAACCTTTCGGGGATAACCAACAAAGCAGCGGGACCTGCTTTCCGTCTCCAACGTTCTTTACCGGCAAAGAACGCGACACAGAATCAGGGCTGGACTACTTCGGGGCCAGATACTACGGTTCAAACATGGGCCGCTGGATGTCCCCCGATTACAGTCATGATCCTGACCCTGTTCCATATGCTGATCTGAGCGATCCCCAGAGTCTGAATTTATACGGATATGTTGGCAATAACCCTCTTTCACAGACGGATGACGACGGCCACTGTTACGGGCAGTCGCAAAGCTCCATTTGGTCGTGCATTGGCGGTTTCTTTCACAACCTTTTTGCGGCGAGCAACGATAATTCGTCGGTCACGACTTCTCAGACCGGCTTTGTTTCTGTAGGTCCTGTCTCGGTTAACGTAGGCGGGGTTGCTTCAGGAATGGTGACCGAGCTACGCAATGAGAGCCAAGATGCATATGGCTCGCTGCGAGGACATCAAGGGCAGGGACAGCCTCCGATCCCCCTAAACAATGATTCACAGCGGATTGGTGCTGGTATTATTTTTGCGGGAATGCTTGCCATTCCAGATGCTGGAGAAGCCACCGACGCAATCGAAATCCACCATCTGCTTCCTCGACAGTTCGCTTCGTTCTTTGAGCGGGCGGGCCTAGACGTGGAAGATCATACAATTCCGTTGGGCAGAACTCAACATAGGCTCAAGCCAAATGGTGTGCATGCACAGGGGTCTGATGGTTGGAACCAGACATGGGCCAGATGGATCGAGAACAATGGTAACGCGTCGAAACAACAAATCCTTGCACAGCTAGCAAGAATGCGAAAGGCTTTCGGGATCTGA
- a CDS encoding dolichyl-phosphate beta-glucosyltransferase: MEPTGEEGQRDNVAHPALSIIIPAFNEHARIEGTLERVMSCVQQRGWDAEVLVVDDGSTDETVAIVQHWMETHSRLHLVKNPGNRGKGYSVRNGLLQAAGDIVMFTDADLSSPIEEAERLFAALEAGADVAIGSRWLDKQKQTVHQPLYRRFFGRCFNRVTRLAIGLPFKDTQCGFKAFKREAAQTIFRLQTIERWGFDPEILFIAQRLKYRISEVPVTWGHDERSRISYLKDGMKMLEEMAEIRANSLRGRYDEAIAAMKDTSNMVTPQVGRVENAEHVEAR; encoded by the coding sequence ATGGAGCCGACAGGCGAAGAAGGACAGAGAGACAACGTGGCGCATCCAGCTTTGAGCATCATCATCCCGGCTTTTAACGAGCACGCGCGCATCGAGGGCACACTCGAGCGCGTGATGAGTTGCGTGCAGCAGCGTGGATGGGATGCCGAAGTATTGGTCGTCGACGATGGCTCGACTGACGAGACGGTCGCGATCGTTCAGCACTGGATGGAGACGCACTCGCGGTTGCACCTGGTAAAGAATCCGGGCAATCGCGGCAAGGGCTATTCGGTGCGCAATGGATTGCTCCAGGCCGCGGGCGACATCGTGATGTTTACCGATGCCGATCTCTCTTCACCTATAGAAGAGGCGGAGCGGCTATTTGCGGCTCTCGAAGCCGGTGCGGATGTTGCGATCGGCTCGCGCTGGCTCGACAAGCAAAAACAAACAGTGCATCAACCGCTGTATCGCCGGTTCTTTGGGCGCTGCTTCAACAGGGTGACGCGGCTGGCGATCGGGCTGCCATTCAAGGACACGCAGTGCGGCTTCAAAGCCTTCAAGCGCGAGGCCGCGCAGACGATCTTCCGTCTGCAGACGATCGAGCGCTGGGGCTTCGACCCAGAGATCTTATTTATTGCCCAAAGGCTGAAGTACAGAATCTCGGAGGTCCCTGTAACCTGGGGCCACGACGAGCGCAGCCGCATCAGCTATCTCAAGGACGGCATGAAGATGCTGGAAGAGATGGCAGAGATCCGCGCCAACTCCCTGCGCGGACGCTACGACGAGGCGATCGCCGCGATGAAGGACACCAGCAACATGGTGACCCCGCAGGTAGGACGCGTCGAAAACGCAGAGCACGTCGAAGCCCGGTAA
- the sppA gene encoding signal peptide peptidase SppA, translated as MPEDFPQQPPPSAPYTPGSYAAPAGQPGDPNLYGRAAYGAPPPYGRPPAPRRSGWFWVALIGGIAAVVIIAICITVASLAKSLGSDADGTSSLDSDSIAVIDVSGVILDADKVDKQLQKFGDDDNVKAIILHIDSPGGGAAASQEIYHEVLRIRQEKHKKIVASIESVGASGAYYIASACDKIYANPASVVGSVGVIMEWTNYGDLLRWAKMKNVVIHAGELKDAGDPTRDLTPKEEAYFQSLVDNMYVQFIHDVATGRHVGDDKIKPLATGQVWTGEQALPLGLIDAQGGFRIALIDTARSVGIKDEPHIVRPAKEKHGLAALLSDGTDEIFPNPSKLLDRAPGFYFLWK; from the coding sequence ATGCCGGAAGATTTTCCTCAACAGCCGCCGCCCTCCGCTCCCTACACCCCTGGAAGCTATGCCGCGCCAGCAGGCCAGCCGGGCGATCCCAATTTATATGGGCGCGCGGCCTATGGAGCTCCTCCACCGTATGGACGTCCTCCGGCTCCGCGCCGGTCCGGCTGGTTCTGGGTGGCCCTGATCGGGGGCATCGCCGCAGTCGTCATCATCGCGATCTGCATTACTGTCGCGTCCCTGGCGAAATCTCTCGGCAGCGATGCCGACGGCACTTCGAGCCTCGATTCCGACTCGATTGCGGTCATTGATGTCTCCGGCGTGATCCTCGACGCCGATAAGGTCGACAAGCAGCTCCAGAAGTTTGGAGATGACGATAACGTAAAGGCCATCATCCTGCACATCGACTCTCCCGGCGGCGGAGCGGCCGCCTCGCAGGAGATCTACCATGAGGTCTTGCGCATCCGGCAGGAGAAGCACAAGAAGATCGTCGCCTCCATTGAGAGCGTCGGAGCCTCCGGCGCGTACTATATTGCTTCGGCCTGCGACAAGATTTATGCCAACCCGGCTTCGGTCGTGGGCTCGGTCGGCGTCATTATGGAGTGGACCAACTACGGCGATCTGCTGCGCTGGGCCAAGATGAAGAATGTCGTCATCCATGCCGGAGAGCTCAAGGATGCAGGCGACCCCACCCGCGACCTTACCCCCAAGGAAGAGGCCTACTTCCAATCGCTGGTCGACAATATGTATGTCCAGTTCATCCATGACGTCGCCACCGGTCGCCATGTAGGCGATGACAAGATCAAGCCGCTCGCCACCGGACAGGTCTGGACCGGCGAACAGGCGCTTCCGCTCGGACTTATCGACGCCCAGGGCGGATTCCGGATTGCCCTCATCGATACCGCGCGTTCGGTGGGTATTAAGGATGAACCGCATATCGTTCGCCCCGCGAAAGAGAAGCACGGGCTGGCAGCTCTACTGAGCGACGGCACGGACGAGATCTTCCCAAATCCGTCGAAACTGCTCGATCGCGCTCCCGGTTTTTACTTTCTTTGGAAGTGA
- a CDS encoding HU family DNA-binding protein yields the protein MTKAELVDHVIALGDLTRRDGEVIVDTLFDSIIGAVKSGDKVEVRGFGSFRTRQRKPRTGRNPKTGASVSVPAKRVPYFKPSKDLRDLINPGESKPVRAAKTQEPHQPIDPHHPPAM from the coding sequence ATGACCAAAGCCGAACTCGTCGACCACGTCATAGCCCTCGGCGATCTGACCCGCCGCGATGGCGAGGTTATCGTCGATACACTCTTCGACTCGATTATTGGAGCCGTCAAATCGGGCGACAAGGTTGAAGTCCGCGGATTTGGAAGCTTCCGTACGCGCCAGCGCAAGCCGCGCACCGGACGCAATCCGAAGACCGGGGCCTCTGTCTCGGTCCCGGCCAAGCGCGTCCCTTACTTCAAGCCAAGCAAGGACCTGCGCGACCTGATCAATCCAGGAGAGTCGAAGCCTGTCAGGGCTGCAAAGACTCAGGAACCTCATCAGCCCATCGATCCCCACCATCCGCCCGCAATGTAG